The Proteus vulgaris genome has a segment encoding these proteins:
- the tktA_2 gene encoding transketolase: MGMADIAEVLWRDFLNHNPTNPNWADRDRFVLSNGHASMLIYSLLHLSGYQVSLDDLKNFRQLHSKTPGHPEYGYTPGVETTTGPLGQGIANAVGFAIAERTLAAQFNRPGHDIVDHYTYAFMGDGCMMEGISHEACSLAGTLQLGKLIAFYDDNGISIDGQVHGWFTDNTAERFDAYGWHVISGIDGHDAASIKAAIETAKQITDKPSLLICKTTIGFGSPHKAGTADSHGSPLGDAEIAETRKALGWEYGAFEIPQEIYKEWDAKEAGKAKEAAWDTKFAAYAAQFPELAAEFKRRISGELPANWEKDSKAFIENLQQNPSSIASRKASQNALEAFGKVLPEFMGGSADLAPSNLTMWSGSKALNEDKAGNYIHYGVREFGMSAIMNGIALHGGFVPYGATFLMFMEYARNAVRMAALMKIRSIFVYTHDSIGLGEDGPTHQPVEQMASLRVTPNVSTWRPCDQVESAVAWKYAIDRKDGPTALIFSRQNLAQQPRTQEQLANIEKGGYILKDCDGTPELIFIATGSEVELAVNAYDQLTAEGRKVRVVSMPATDAFDKQDADYREAVLPTSVKARVAIEAGIADYWFKYVGLDGAIVGMHSFGESAPANELFEEFGFTVENVVTQAKSLLK, translated from the coding sequence ATGGGTATGGCTGATATTGCAGAAGTATTATGGCGTGATTTTTTAAATCATAACCCGACTAACCCTAACTGGGCTGATCGTGACCGTTTTGTATTATCTAACGGCCATGCTTCAATGCTGATTTATAGCTTACTGCACCTGTCTGGTTATCAAGTTTCTTTAGATGATTTGAAAAACTTCCGTCAATTGCATTCTAAAACACCAGGTCACCCAGAATATGGTTATACCCCGGGTGTTGAAACAACAACGGGTCCTTTAGGTCAAGGTATTGCAAATGCAGTGGGTTTTGCAATTGCAGAACGTACATTAGCGGCTCAATTTAACCGTCCTGGTCATGATATCGTTGACCACTACACCTACGCCTTTATGGGTGATGGTTGTATGATGGAAGGTATCTCTCACGAAGCGTGTTCTTTAGCTGGAACATTACAGTTAGGTAAACTGATCGCATTTTATGATGACAATGGTATCTCTATTGATGGTCAAGTGCATGGTTGGTTTACCGATAATACAGCAGAGCGTTTTGACGCTTATGGTTGGCATGTCATCAGTGGTATTGATGGTCACGATGCAGCAAGCATCAAAGCAGCTATTGAAACTGCAAAACAGATCACTGACAAACCTTCACTGCTGATTTGTAAAACCACTATCGGTTTTGGTTCTCCTCATAAAGCAGGTACTGCAGATTCTCACGGTTCTCCATTAGGTGATGCAGAAATCGCTGAAACACGCAAAGCGTTAGGTTGGGAATACGGCGCATTCGAAATTCCACAAGAAATTTATAAAGAGTGGGATGCGAAAGAAGCAGGTAAAGCAAAAGAAGCAGCATGGGATACTAAATTTGCAGCCTACGCAGCACAGTTCCCTGAATTAGCGGCTGAATTCAAACGTCGTATTTCTGGTGAATTGCCAGCTAATTGGGAAAAAGATTCCAAAGCATTTATTGAAAATCTGCAACAAAACCCTTCAAGCATTGCAAGCCGTAAAGCGTCTCAAAATGCATTAGAAGCATTTGGTAAAGTATTACCAGAATTCATGGGTGGTTCTGCGGACTTAGCACCAAGTAACCTGACTATGTGGTCTGGTTCTAAAGCATTAAACGAAGATAAAGCGGGTAACTACATCCATTACGGTGTACGTGAATTCGGTATGTCTGCAATCATGAACGGTATTGCATTACACGGCGGTTTTGTTCCTTACGGCGCAACCTTCTTGATGTTTATGGAATATGCACGTAATGCTGTACGTATGGCTGCTCTGATGAAGATCCGCAGTATCTTTGTTTATACTCATGACTCTATCGGTCTGGGTGAAGATGGCCCAACTCACCAACCTGTTGAGCAAATGGCAAGTCTGCGTGTAACACCAAACGTGAGCACATGGCGTCCATGTGACCAAGTTGAATCAGCTGTTGCATGGAAATATGCAATTGATCGTAAAGATGGCCCAACAGCTCTGATTTTCTCTCGTCAAAATCTTGCACAGCAACCACGCACTCAAGAGCAATTGGCAAACATCGAGAAGGGTGGTTACATCCTGAAAGATTGTGACGGTACGCCAGAGCTTATCTTTATCGCTACGGGTTCAGAGGTTGAACTAGCCGTCAATGCTTACGATCAATTAACTGCAGAAGGTCGTAAAGTTCGAGTGGTTTCAATGCCAGCAACGGATGCGTTTGATAAACAAGATGCAGATTACCGTGAAGCAGTATTACCAACATCTGTGAAAGCACGTG
- the tktA_1 gene encoding transketolase, whose translation MTTRKTLANAIRFLSMDAVQKAKSGHPWRPYGYG comes from the coding sequence ATGACCACTCGTAAAACCCTTGCTAATGCGATCCGTTTTTTAAGTATGGATGCTGTGCAAAAAGCGAAATCAGGACACCCCTGGCGCCCCTATGGGTATGGCTGA